The following proteins are encoded in a genomic region of Montipora foliosa isolate CH-2021 chromosome 8, ASM3666993v2, whole genome shotgun sequence:
- the LOC137968589 gene encoding uncharacterized protein has protein sequence MGMDRETARFPMPIRLYAQVEDEDEIRYDDYTSLYPWVNKYGNYPVGHPTFMYEPDTTNLLPYFGLAKCTILPPQRLYHPVLPYCSHDKHKFPLCRTCVEDNISKPLFETTHACHHTDDQRALVGTWCTPELNVAVQKGYIIQHVHEVWHFDDRRTGLFWSYVDTWLQIKEEASGWPKGCTTPAQTQAHVDAYYARKGLRLDATQIEKNPGLRALAKMMLNSMWGKFGQRINKTQVREFTDPQPFIQFLYSDQHDVRYVSSLTEDRLKVHYKLQTHDVLPSPNLNIFVAVFTTCHARLRLYRALDHLGERVLYFNTDSVAYLHRPGDPAWPVPRTMVTRTRRERWYARSMDLVPHASRNLIPSKEMPRRIHWKRDPHKDYRLVYSKRVLDPTTAKTHPYSYERFTHEDLDLVSAELFA, from the coding sequence ATGGGTATGGACAGAGAAACAGCGAGATTTCCAATGCCAATACGTCTCTATGCACAAGTTGAGGATGAGGACGAGATCCGATACGATGACTACACCTCCTTGTATCCTTGGGTCAACAAGTACGGCAACTACCCCGTCGGACATCCCACCTTCATGTACGAACCAGACACCACCAATCTCTTGCCTTATTTTGGGTTAGCCAAATGTACCATCCTACCACCGCAGCGTCTCTACCATCCTGTGCTGCCTTACTGTAGTCACGATAAACACAAATTTCCATTGTGTCGTACCTGCGTTGAAGACAACATTTCCAAACCCCTTTTCGAAACGACGCATGCCTGCCATCACACGGACGATCAACGCGCCCTCGTAGGCACGTGGTGTACTCCTGAACTCAACGTGGCCGTACAGAAAGGctacatcatccaacatgttcaCGAAGTGTGGCATTTTGACGACCGACGTACAGGACTCTTCTGGTCCTACGTGGACACGTGGCTCCAAATCAAAGAAGAAGCCAGCGGATGGCCCAAAGGATGCACCACCCCAGCCCAGACACAAGCGCACGTCGATGCTTACTATGCCCGGAAAGGCCTTCGTCTCGACGCCACACAAATCGAAAAGAACCCTGGGTTACGTGCCCTGGCCAAGATGATGCTGAATTCGATGTGGGGCAAGTTCGGGCAACGTATCAACAAGACTCAGGTCCGAGAATTCACAGACCCTCAACCTTTCATCCAATTCCTCTACAGTGATCAACACGATGTCCGTTATGTCAGTTCCCTAACAGAAGACCGGCTTAAGGTTCACTACAAACTCCAAACTCACGATGTCCTCCCTTCACCCAATCTCAACATCTTCGTGGCCGTGTTCACCACCTGTCATGCCAGACTCCGTCTCTATCGAGCTCTCGATCATCTCGGGGAACGCGTACTCTATTTCAACACCGACTCGGTCGCCTACCTCCATCGTCCTGGCGACCCTGCTTGGCCGGTCCCAAGAACTATGGTTACAAGAACAAGAAGGGAAAGGTGGTATGCAAGGTCCATGGACCTCGTACCACACGCGTCACGCAATCTCATACCATCCAAAGAAATGCCAAGACGTATACATTGGAAACGCGACCCTCACAAAGACTACCGTCTCGTCTATTCCAAACGGGTCCTGGATCCCACGACGGCCAAGACCCACCCTTACAGCTACGAACGTTTCACACACGAGGATCTGGATCTAGTCTCAGCCGAGTTATTTGCCTAG